A DNA window from Streptomyces bacillaris contains the following coding sequences:
- a CDS encoding YihY/virulence factor BrkB family protein, whose amino-acid sequence MDWLKKLPVVGPLVSRLMETHAWRSYERLEKVHWARLAAAITFISFLALFPLIAVGAAIAAALLSDQQLDTIKEKLAEQVPGISDQLGIDGLVANAGTVGLVAGALLLFTGVGWIGSMRECLRAVWELDDVQEANPVVAKLKDAVLLVGLGGAGLATLAVSTVGSTAVGWTAERLGIPEGGAGGVLLRVAALLVAALGGFLLMLYLLSLLPGVEPPRRRLVVAAVIGAVGFELLKLLLGSYMKEVAGKSMYGAFGVPIALLLWINFTAKLLLFCAAWTATGSKEEELGTAGEPERAPEDGPGNAEAAGPVKGAGGSTRTA is encoded by the coding sequence ATGGACTGGCTCAAGAAACTCCCCGTCGTCGGGCCGCTCGTCTCCCGGCTGATGGAGACGCACGCCTGGCGCTCCTACGAGCGGCTGGAGAAGGTCCACTGGGCCAGGCTCGCCGCCGCGATCACCTTCATCAGCTTCCTGGCGCTCTTCCCGCTGATCGCGGTCGGCGCGGCCATCGCCGCCGCGCTGCTGAGCGACCAGCAGCTGGACACCATCAAGGAGAAGCTGGCCGAGCAGGTGCCGGGCATCTCCGACCAGCTCGGCATCGACGGCCTGGTGGCCAACGCGGGCACGGTCGGTCTGGTGGCCGGTGCGCTGCTGCTGTTCACCGGCGTCGGCTGGATCGGCTCGATGCGGGAGTGCCTGCGGGCGGTCTGGGAACTGGACGACGTCCAGGAGGCCAACCCGGTCGTCGCCAAGCTCAAGGACGCCGTGCTCCTGGTCGGCCTGGGCGGCGCCGGACTCGCCACCCTCGCGGTCTCCACGGTCGGCTCGACGGCCGTCGGGTGGACCGCCGAGCGGCTCGGCATCCCCGAGGGCGGGGCGGGCGGCGTCCTGCTCCGGGTGGCCGCCCTGCTGGTGGCGGCCCTGGGCGGCTTCCTGCTGATGCTCTACCTGCTCTCGCTGCTGCCCGGGGTCGAGCCGCCCCGGCGGAGGCTGGTGGTCGCGGCCGTGATCGGCGCGGTCGGCTTCGAGCTGCTCAAGCTGCTGCTCGGCAGCTATATGAAGGAGGTCGCGGGCAAGAGCATGTACGGGGCGTTCGGTGTGCCGATCGCGCTGCTGCTCTGGATCAACTTCACCGCGAAACTGCTGCTGTTCTGCGCCGCCTGGACCGCGACCGGCTCCAAGGAGGAGGAGCTGGGGACGGCCGGGGAGCCGGAGCGGGCGCCGGAGGACGGGCCGGGGAACGCGGAAGCCGCCGGGCCCGTGAAGGGCGCCGGCGGCTCCACCCGTACCGCCTGA
- a CDS encoding FAD-binding protein produces MSVDTVSLTGWGRTAPTTAVRFRPRTYEEAAAVVRGRGPRGALARGLGRAPGDAAQNAGGSVLDMTGLDRIRALDEVAGTVRCDAGVSLERLLRVLPPSGWFPPVVPGTGRITVGGAIGSDVHGLDHPAAGSLARHVVALELLTADGEVRTVTPGTALFDATAGGLGLTGVILSATLRLRRVATGLIAVSTERARDLDDLLARFTAGGDRLPYASAWVDLSARGRSAGRGVLTRGEHAPLSVLPAHARRTAARRQREPWASVLSALPGGLLGPAAAALVDEVRYRSAPRARSGELRTSAAFFHPLDATPATDRLHRLYALSTGRAGLVRYRFTVGYGQEEALGRVVRRIAARRCPALRAELQRFGAASPGWLSFPAPGWALTVELPAALPGLGRFLDGLDAEVAAAGGRVCLAQDSRMRPETAAAMYPRLPEFRELRAELDPTGAFRSDLARRLGL; encoded by the coding sequence ATGTCCGTCGACACGGTGTCCTTGACCGGCTGGGGCCGCACCGCCCCGACCACCGCCGTACGGTTCCGCCCCCGTACGTACGAGGAAGCGGCTGCCGTGGTCCGGGGCCGCGGCCCCCGGGGCGCCCTCGCCCGGGGGCTCGGGCGGGCCCCCGGGGACGCGGCGCAGAACGCGGGCGGCTCGGTGCTCGACATGACCGGGCTGGACCGGATCCGCGCCCTGGACGAGGTGGCGGGGACCGTCCGCTGCGATGCGGGGGTGAGCCTGGAGCGGCTGCTGCGCGTGCTGCCGCCGAGTGGCTGGTTCCCGCCGGTCGTGCCGGGGACGGGCCGGATCACCGTGGGCGGCGCGATCGGCTCCGATGTGCACGGCCTCGACCACCCGGCCGCCGGTTCGCTCGCCCGGCACGTCGTCGCACTGGAGCTGCTCACCGCCGACGGCGAGGTCCGTACGGTGACCCCCGGCACCGCCCTCTTCGACGCGACGGCCGGCGGGCTGGGGCTGACGGGCGTGATCCTCTCCGCCACGCTGCGGCTGAGGCGGGTGGCGACCGGGCTGATCGCCGTCTCCACCGAGCGGGCCCGCGATCTGGACGACCTGCTGGCGCGGTTCACGGCCGGGGGCGACCGGCTGCCGTACGCCTCCGCCTGGGTCGATCTCTCCGCCCGGGGCCGGTCGGCCGGGCGCGGTGTCCTCACCCGAGGGGAGCATGCGCCCCTCTCCGTGCTACCGGCGCACGCCCGGCGCACAGCGGCTCGGCGGCAGCGCGAGCCATGGGCCTCCGTCCTGTCGGCCCTCCCCGGCGGGCTGCTGGGCCCGGCCGCCGCCGCCCTGGTGGACGAGGTCCGCTACCGGAGTGCGCCCCGCGCCCGGAGCGGTGAGCTGCGGACGTCCGCCGCCTTCTTCCACCCGCTGGACGCCACCCCGGCCACGGACCGGCTGCACCGCCTGTACGCCCTGTCCACCGGCCGCGCCGGGCTCGTGCGCTACCGGTTCACGGTCGGGTACGGGCAGGAGGAGGCGCTGGGCCGGGTGGTGCGGCGGATCGCGGCGCGCCGCTGCCCCGCGCTCCGGGCCGAGCTGCAGCGGTTCGGCGCCGCCTCGCCGGGGTGGCTGTCGTTCCCCGCGCCCGGGTGGGCGCTCACCGTCGAGCTGCCCGCCGCCCTGCCGGGCCTCGGCCGCTTCCTCGACGGGCTCGACGCGGAGGTGGCGGCGGCCGGGGGCCGGGTCTGCCTGGCGCAGGACTCCCGGATGCGCCCGGAGACCGCCGCCGCGATGTACCCCCGGCTTCCGGAGTTCCGGGAGCTGCGGGCGGAGCTGGACCCGACGGGGGCGTTCCGCTCGGACCTGGCCCGCCGGCTCGGACTGTGA
- a CDS encoding decaprenylphospho-beta-D-erythro-pentofuranosid-2-ulose 2-reductase: protein MKDAFGAPQSLLVLGGTSEIALATARRLIALRTRRVWLAGRPSPALDAAAVELRDRGADVRTVAFDALDTDTHEEVLGKVFAEGDIDVVLMAFGVSGDQARDEEEPTAAVRVAQTNYTGAVSAGLVCAGALQAQGHGSLVVLSSVAGERARRADFIYGSSKAGLDAFAQGLGDALQGTGVQVLIVRPGPVRTRAAAGRPEQPFATTPEAVAGAIVTGLRRRSETVWVPGSLRVVMSALRHVPRPVFRRLPV from the coding sequence GTGAAGGACGCTTTCGGTGCCCCGCAGTCCCTGCTCGTCCTCGGCGGCACCTCCGAGATCGCCCTCGCCACCGCGCGCCGTCTGATCGCCCTGCGCACCCGCCGGGTCTGGCTGGCGGGCCGCCCCTCCCCCGCCCTGGACGCGGCCGCCGTCGAGCTGCGCGACCGGGGCGCCGACGTCCGTACGGTCGCCTTCGACGCGCTGGACACCGACACGCACGAGGAGGTGCTCGGGAAGGTCTTCGCGGAGGGGGACATCGATGTGGTGCTGATGGCGTTCGGGGTCTCCGGGGACCAGGCACGGGACGAGGAGGAGCCGACGGCCGCCGTACGGGTCGCCCAGACCAACTACACGGGGGCGGTCTCGGCGGGGCTGGTGTGCGCCGGCGCACTCCAGGCGCAGGGGCACGGTTCGCTGGTGGTGCTCTCCTCGGTGGCCGGGGAGCGGGCCCGGCGCGCCGACTTCATCTACGGCTCCAGCAAGGCGGGGCTCGACGCCTTCGCCCAGGGGCTGGGGGACGCGCTCCAGGGCACCGGCGTACAGGTGCTGATCGTGCGCCCCGGGCCCGTACGGACGCGGGCGGCCGCAGGGCGGCCGGAGCAGCCGTTCGCCACCACCCCGGAGGCGGTCGCCGGGGCGATCGTGACGGGGCTGCGGCGGCGGTCGGAGACGGTGTGGGTGCCCGGCTCGCTGCGGGTGGTGATGTCGGCGCTGCGGCATGTGCCGCGCCCGGTGTTCCGGCGGCTGCCGGTCTGA
- a CDS encoding 2'-5' RNA ligase family protein, protein MGTVTLGVSIAVPEPYGSLLQERRASFGDPAAYGIPTHVTLMPPTEAEAADLPAIEAHLDRIAMAGRPFPMRLSGTGTFRPLSPVVFVQVVEGASACSWLQKRVRDASGPLVRELQFPYHPHVTVAHGISEEAMDRAYAELADYEAAWTCGSFALYEQGADAVWRKLRDFPFGSGGNTPAVPAQGGYTVDAPSLRP, encoded by the coding sequence GTGGGGACCGTAACGCTCGGCGTTTCGATCGCGGTCCCGGAGCCCTACGGCAGCCTGCTCCAGGAGCGGCGCGCGAGCTTCGGGGACCCTGCCGCCTACGGCATTCCCACCCACGTCACGCTCATGCCACCGACCGAGGCGGAGGCGGCCGACCTGCCGGCGATCGAGGCGCACCTCGACCGGATCGCCATGGCCGGCCGCCCCTTCCCGATGCGGCTCTCCGGCACCGGCACGTTCCGGCCGCTCTCCCCGGTGGTCTTCGTCCAGGTGGTGGAGGGCGCCTCCGCCTGCTCCTGGCTCCAGAAGCGGGTCCGGGACGCCTCGGGGCCTCTGGTGCGCGAGCTCCAGTTCCCGTACCACCCGCACGTCACCGTGGCGCACGGCATCTCCGAAGAGGCGATGGACCGGGCCTATGCCGAGCTGGCCGACTACGAGGCGGCCTGGACCTGCGGCTCCTTCGCCCTGTACGAGCAGGGCGCGGACGCGGTCTGGCGCAAGCTCCGCGACTTCCCGTTCGGCTCCGGAGGCAACACCCCCGCCGTCCCGGCCCAGGGCGGTTACACGGTCGACGCGCCGTCGCTGCGCCCCTGA
- the trpS gene encoding tryptophan--tRNA ligase: MLSGIQPTAGSFHLGNYLGAVRQWVALQETHDAFYMVVDLHAITVPQDPAELRANTRLAVAQLLAAGLDPERCTLFVQSHVPEHAQLGWVMNCLTGFGEASRMTQFKDKSAKQGADRATVGLFTYPVLQVADILLYQANQVPVGEDQRQHIELTRDLAERFNGRFGQTFTVPAPYILKETAKIYDLQDPAVKMSKSASTPKGLINLLDDPKATAKKVKSAVTDTDTVIRFDAEKKPGVSNLLSILSTLSGSSVEDLERSYEGKGYGALKTDLAEAMVEFVTPFRARTQEYLDDPETLDSILAKGAEKARAVAAETLAQTYDRMGFLPAKH; encoded by the coding sequence GTGCTCTCCGGGATCCAGCCCACCGCCGGCTCGTTCCACCTCGGCAACTACCTGGGCGCGGTGCGCCAGTGGGTGGCGCTCCAGGAGACGCACGACGCCTTCTACATGGTCGTGGACCTGCACGCGATCACCGTGCCGCAGGACCCCGCCGAGCTGCGGGCCAACACCCGGCTCGCGGTGGCGCAGCTGCTCGCGGCCGGCCTGGACCCGGAGCGGTGCACGCTCTTCGTCCAGAGCCATGTGCCCGAGCACGCCCAGCTCGGCTGGGTGATGAACTGCCTCACCGGCTTCGGCGAGGCCTCCCGGATGACGCAGTTCAAGGACAAGTCCGCCAAGCAGGGCGCCGACCGGGCCACCGTCGGCCTCTTCACCTACCCGGTCCTCCAGGTCGCGGACATCCTGCTCTACCAGGCCAACCAGGTCCCGGTGGGCGAGGACCAGCGCCAGCACATCGAGCTGACCCGGGACCTCGCGGAGCGGTTCAACGGCCGGTTCGGGCAGACGTTCACCGTCCCGGCGCCGTACATCCTCAAGGAGACGGCGAAGATCTACGACCTCCAGGACCCGGCGGTCAAGATGAGCAAGTCGGCCTCCACGCCGAAGGGCCTCATCAACCTGCTCGACGACCCGAAGGCCACGGCGAAGAAGGTGAAGAGCGCGGTCACCGACACCGACACGGTGATCCGCTTCGACGCCGAGAAGAAGCCGGGCGTCAGCAATCTGCTGTCCATCCTCTCCACCCTCTCCGGCAGCTCCGTCGAGGACCTGGAGCGGTCCTACGAGGGCAAGGGGTACGGCGCGCTCAAGACCGACCTGGCCGAGGCCATGGTGGAGTTCGTCACTCCGTTCCGGGCCCGCACCCAGGAATATCTGGACGACCCGGAGACGCTGGACTCCATCCTGGCCAAGGGAGCGGAGAAGGCCCGGGCCGTCGCCGCCGAGACCCTGGCGCAGACGTACGACCGGATGGGCTTCCTGCCCGCCAAGCACTGA